The Kocuria turfanensis genome contains the following window.
AGGGCGGACTCCATGATCTTCTCCTTGCGCACGTAGTGCGCGAAGCGCTCGTGGTCACCGGGCTCCTGGAGCTCCCGGGTCTCCTCGCGCTCGATGGTCGTGGTGCCGCCCGCCGGCTGCGCCGGATCGGTGCCGTAGGGGCTGTCGTCCAGCCCGCTGGTCGGGGTGCCGGTGGTGGAG
Protein-coding sequences here:
- a CDS encoding DUF3039 domain-containing protein, giving the protein MHSFPASTTGTPTSGLDDSPYGTDPAQPAGGTTTIEREETRELQEPGDHERFAHYVRKEKIMESALSGEPVIALCGKVWVPGRDPQRFPVCPTCKEIYEGLRPSNDSGDDQG